GCCCTGCACACGCTGAAAGAAAATGAAACGATCGCTCGCCTGGCCAATGGGATCCAACGTTTCGAGATCCCCGACGAATTCAATCACATCGCGCTGTTCAAGGAAATCTTGAGCGCCAAAGACGACGGCTATGTCGAAGCGAGCTACAGCCATCTCGCGAACAACTTTGAGAACCGTCGCCAATATCCCCGCGCTGCGCAGCTCTGGCGCGATGCGATCGAAAAATTTGGTCCCGGCAACAACAGCTATCGCCAGCGGCAGCTCGATCAAATCATCGGCAACTGGGGACAGTTCCAAGGGGGCGAAGTCGCCGCCGCCGGACAAGGCGCCCAGCTGCAGTACCTCTTCCGCAACGGCAAGAAGGTCAGCCTGACCGCGTCGCCGATCGACGTCAACAAATTGCTGGCCGACGTGAAGAGCTATCTGAAGTCAGGCCCCAACCGGGTCGAATACCAACGGATGAACATCCAGGACCTTGGTTCGCGGATCATTCATCAAGATGGGGGCAAGTACGTCGGCAAACCGATCGCCGAGTGGAGCGTCGACCTGGCCCCGCGTGAGAATCATTTCGACAAGCGAGTGACGATCGCCGCCCCGCTGCAAAACGCCGGCGCCTACCTAGTCAAGGCGCAGATGGAAGATGGCAACCAGGTCAGCATCGTCGTCTGGATCGCCGACTCGGTCATCCTCGCCAAGCAATTGGATCAGGCGAAGCTCTACTACGTCGCCGATGCGGTGACCGGCAAAGCGCTGCCCGGCGTCAACGTCGAGTTCTTCGGCTATCGCCAAGACAACATTCGCGGCACGAACCGCTTTAACGTCACCACCAAAAACTTCGCCGCCAACACCGACGCCAACGGTCAGATCACGATCGACAAGTCGAAGGTCGACGACCGGATGCAGTGGATCGTCATGGCCCGGCCAGAAGGGCACGGTCTGGCCTACATGGGCTTTGACGGCATCTGGTTCGGCCAGCGTCACGATGCCGAGTACAACGCCACCAAAGCGTTTCTGATCACCGATCGCCCCGTCTATCGTCCCGACCAGACCGCCAACTTCAAGTTCTGGCTCGGCCACGCTCAGTACGACAAAGAAGGCCCGAGTCCGTTCGCCAATCGCCAGTTCCGCGTGCAGATCAACGATCCGCAAGGGGAAAAGGTGTATGAGAAGCACCTGACCACCGACGAGTTCGGCGGCATGGTCGGCGAGTTCCCGATTCCGGCCGACGCCAAGCTCGGCTCGTATCAGATTTACACCGATCATGGCGGCGGCTCGTTCCGCGTCGAGGAGTACAAGAAGCCGGAATACGAAGTCAAAGTCGACGCCCCGACCGAACCGGTCATGCTGGGCGAGAAGATCGAAGCGACCATTACCGCCAAGTACTTCTTCGGCGCCCCGGTCACCAACGCGACCGTGAAGTACAAGATCACCCGTTCCGACTATCGCCAAGATTGGTATCCAATCGCCCCGTGGGACTGGTTCTACGGCAAGGGCTATTGGTGGTTCGCGTATGACTACGACTGGTATCCTGGCTACCGCAACTGGGTCGGTTGCACGCGGCCCTATCCGTTCTGGTTCCCCTTCCCGCGAAATCCACCAGAGCTGGTCGCCGAACAGGAAGTCGAAATCGGCGCTGACGGAACCGTCAAGGTCGAGATCGATACCGAATTGGCCAAAGCGATTCACGCCGACAAGGATCACAAGTACTCGATCACCGCCGAAGTGCGTGACGAGTCGCGCCGCACCATCGTCGGCAGCGGCGATGTGCTGGTCGCCCGCGAGCCGTTCAAGGTCTTTACCTGGCTCGATCGCGGTTACTACCAAGTCGGCGATACGATCCAGGCCAACATCAAAGCCCAAACGCTCGACGGCAAACCGGTCTCTGGCCCGGCCGAGCTAGTCCTTTACAAGATCACCTACGACGAAAATCGGAAGCCGATCGAAACCAAGGTGCAAACCTGGAATCAAGAGGTCGGCCCCGAAGGTTTGAGCAGCCTGCAGATCGAAGCCTCGGCTGCCGGACAATATCGTTTGTCGGCCAAGGTGACCGATTCTAAAGAACATGAGATCGAAGGCGCCTTCATCTTCACCGTGATCGGCGCCGGCTTCACCGGCAGCGACTACCGCTTCAACCACTTGGAGTTGATTCCGGACAAGAAGGACTATCAGCCGGGCGACACCGTCAAGCTGCAGGTCAACACCGATCGTCCCGGCGCCACCGTGCTGCTCTTCGTTCGCCCGACCAACGGCGTCTATCTGCCGCCGCAGCGTTTGCAATTGGCCGGCAAGAGCCAGGTGGTCGATATCGCCGTCGTCAAGAAAGACATGCCGAACTTCTTTGTCGAAGCGGTTACCGTCTATGACGGCGCCGTCTACCAAGAGACGAAGGAGATTGTCGTGCCGCCCGAAAAGAGGATCATCAACGTCGCGGTCGATCCTTCCTCAAAGGAGTACAAGCCCGGCGAAGAGGCGACCGTCAAGATCAAGCTGACTGACGATACCGGCGAACCGTTCATCGGTTCGACCGTGATCTCGATCTACGACAAGGCGGTCGAGTACATCTCCGGCGGCTCGAACGTCGGCGACATTCGCGAGTTCTTCTGGAAATGGCGCCGCCATCACCACCCGTCGACCAGCGACAGCCTTTCCAAAGCGTCCTACAACCTCAATCCGCCTGACAAACCAGGCATGGGCTTCCTTGGGGTCTTTGGCCATAGCGTCGCCGACGAACTCTCAGACGACTCCGGCATGGATAAGCAGATGATAGCCGAAGGGATGGCCATGGGGGGTGGACGTGCCATGCCGATGGCGGCCGGCGCTCCCGGCATGATGATGGCCCGCGGCGCGATGGCGAAGTCATCGAACCTGTTCGCCGCGGACGCCGTCGCCGAACTGGAAGCGGCGCCGGCCGGCGGAGAAGCGCAGCAACAAGCCGCGCCCAACGTCGAGCCGTCGGTCCGCACTAACTTTGCCGACACCGCCCTGTGGGTTGGCGCCCTGACGACCAACAAACAAGGGGAAGCCGAAGTCTCCTTGAAAATGCCCGAAAACCTGACCACCTGGAAGGTCAAGTCGTGGGCGATGGGAGACGGTACCCGCGTCGGATCGGGTGAGGCCGAGGTGGTTACCACCAAAAACCTGCTGATCCGTCTTCAGGCGCCGCGTTTCTTCGTCCAGACCGACGAAGTGGTCCTGTCGGCCAATGTTCACAACTACCTGAAAAACGCCAAGGCGGTGCAAGTTTCGCTCGAAACGCCCGGCGGCTTGCTCGACCATCTTGATCCGTCCGAGCAGACGATCAAGATCGAAGCCGGCGGCGAACAGCGCGTCGATTGGCGGGTAAAGGTTCTCTCGGAAGGAACCGCCGTCATTCGCATGAAAGCGCTGACCGACGAAGAGTCGGACGCCATGGAGATGAGCTTCCCGGTCAAGGTCCATGGCCTGCTGAAGACCGAATCGTGGGCCGGCACGGTTCAGCCGGAAGTCGACAACGCCTCGCTCACGGTCACCGTGCCGCAGCAACGTCGCGTCGACGACAGCCGCCTGGTGGTTCGCTACACGCCGACTTTGGCCGGCGCCATGGTCGACGCGTTGCCCTATATGGTCGACTACCCGTACGGCTGTACTGAGCAAACGCTCAACCGCTTCCTGCCGACGGTGATCACGCAGAAAGTGCTGCTCGATATGCAGCTTGATCTGAAGTCGATTCAGGAGAAACGCAACAACCTGAACGCCCAAGAGCTGGGCGATCCGGCCGAGCGTGCCGCCCAGTGGAAACGTTTCGAGCGGAACCCGGTCTTCGAGATGGAGACCGTTCGCAAGATGGTGACCGACGGGGTGCAGCGTCTGACCGACATGCAAAACTCCGATGGCGGCTGGGGCTGGTTCTCCGGCTACAACGAACGGAGCTACCCGCACACCACCGGCGTGGTCGTGCATGGTTTGCAAGTCGCCCAGGCCAACGATGTGGCGATTGTGCCCAACGTGCTAAACAGCGGTTTGGATTGGCTCACCAGCTACCAGGCGGCCGAAGTCACGAAGCTGCAAAACGCCGACGGCGACAAGAAACCGCGTAAGCAGAAGGCCGACAACACCGACGCCTTCGTCTACATGATCCTGGTCGACGCCGGTCGAGAAAACCGCGCCATGCGTGATTTCCTCTATCGCGATCGAACCAGCCTGTCGGTCTACGCCAAGGCGATGTACGCCCTCGGTCTGCACAAGATGCAGGACGCCGACAAGCTGGCGATGCTCGAGCGGAACCTCCAGCAGTACCTGGTGACCGATCTCGAAAACGAAACTGCCTACCTGAAGATGCCGGAAGACAACTACTGGTGGAACTGGTACGGCGATCCGATCGAGGCCAACGCCTACTACCTGAAGCTGCTGACCAAGACCGATCCCAACGGCAAGACCGCTCCCCGAATGGTCAAGTACTTGCTCAACAACCGCAAGCACGCGACCTACTGGAAGTCGACCCGCGACACTTCGCTCTGCATCGAAGTGATGGCCGACTACCTCCGGGCGACCGGCGAACTGAAGCCGGAGATGACGGTCGAAATTTGGGTCGACGGCCAGAAGAAGGAAACGACCGAGTTCACCAAAGAGAACCTGTTCACGGTCGACAACACCTTTGAACTCGTCGGCAAGAACGTCACCGGCGGCGATCACAAGATCGAGATCCGCCGCCAAGGGGAAGGCGCCGTCTACTTCAACGCCTACCTGACCAACTTCACGCTGGAAGACTTCATCACCAAGGCCGGGCTCGAAGTCAAAGTCCAGCGACGCTTCTACAAGCTCGTGCCGGAAGAAAAAGAAGTCAAAGTCGCCGGCGACCGTGGTCAGGCGATCGACCAAAAGGTCGAGAAGTACCGCCGCGAACCGCTCGAAACGGGCGCCCAGCTCGTCAGCGGCGACCTGGTCGAAATCGAACTCGTGCTGGAGTCGAAAAACGACTACGAGTACGTCATGTTCGAGGACCAAAAAGCGGCCGGCTTCGAAGCGGTCGACCTCCGCAGCGGCTACGACGGCAACAGCCTCGGCGCCTACAAAGAACTCCGCGACGACCGCGTCACGTTCTTCGTCCGCCAACTACCCCGCGGCCGCCACAGTTTGACCTACAAACTACGAGCCGAAATCCCCGGCAAGTTCAGCGCCCTCCCGGCAATCGCCGAAGCGATGTACGCACCGGAACTGGTCGGGAACTCGGATGAGATGAAGATCTCGATTGTGGATCAAGAGTAGATCGAGATCAGCGTGAGCTTCACGCAATTAGATAAACCTAGGTCGCGGCGGAGGGCTTTGCTCTCCGCCGCGTTTTTTTGTAGGGCGGAAAGGGGTGGCACTGTCGTCCGCGACAGTGCTCTTCTTTGAATCAAGTTAGTGGACCAACCCTTCGGGAGATCGGGAACGAAAATTCTCTTTGACTTCCAAACAATCCTCCAATAGCTTGTCAAACATGAACCAAGTAGTTGTAGGTCAGGCCTCGGCCTGACGAACCTGCGAACCAACAATCGCCCCACCATTCGCACGGCCTTGCAAAGCATAGCGTTTCACCATTGGACAACCGGCGCATGCGCATCGTCAGGCCAAGGCCTGACCTGCCAGGCTGTCGCAGACGACAGTGGCACCCGAAAAGCGAAGCCGAAAACAGTGCCACCCGGCCGACAACGGCGATACGTGGCAGTTGGAGGAATGTCATGTTACTGATCGCGTGCTGATTGCTGTTGAGGTTTGATTGGCTACTCGCTATCGACGGTAAATCGTCTGACTTCAGGCGTAGCCCGCCGGTCGGCATGCCTAATGCCGTCAACTCTCCTTGGCGTCGACATTCGCAATAAACTGCTCCATCGCCTCGGACCATTTGTCGACTGGTGTGGGCTCGTCAATAAATGCCAGCAGTTCATCAAGGTATCGGTAATCGCAAAACTCGGCCGCCTGCCGTAGATCCGCATCCGGCACATCCGATTCGGCGATTTGACGCATCAAGTCGGTGAGCAATCCCTGCGCCGTTTTGGAGACGATTTCTATGTCGGGTTCATCATGCCAACCATACCCAAAAACCAACGTCGAATCACGCACCAAAACCAAGGTTTGATCGGCATTGGAAGACCACAAAGGGTAGGCCACATCGAATTCGTCAGACACATAGCACGTCCAACTTCCCTGCACCTCTTCAACCCAATACCGAAAGCAATCTGGCCGCTCTCTGGCAAACACGAATTCCGTAAACCGCGGCTCCAGCGACAATTCGGCAGCAATCTCACGGGTGAACGGCTTTACTTTGGGATGATTGAGATCTTGCAATTGACGTACTCAGACGATTGGAGGACCGGAGACTTCTTGCCAGGCGGCAGAGCTACAAGACAGCACAGTATTGCATCGCTCGTGGGAAGTCAAAAGAATAGCACGAAGGCAATTGCCGGAACGCGCTTCGATGCCGACCGCGTCAATCTAGCTGGGAAAGCGCACTGTCGCAGATAACCGTGCCGCCCGGCGATCTCAAAAGCGACTAGATTCTAAGCCTGCAATTCTCGCAACTCCACATAGCTCCTCGAAAACCGGTTCCCAATGCCTGCAGCGACGATCTTGCGTGAACGCCCGACCGCTAGCGTTCGTGAAATCCAGTTCCATGCGACCGAAAATTGTCTCTGGGTCATGTTTGAGGACGAAGAATACACGCAGTGGTGCGGTATTTTCGGCGCAGGCACACAGCGTTACGAGGGGAAGATCATTGAATTGTCGGAGGGTGAATTTCACGGCGATCGCACCATAAATCACGTCGCCAGCAACACTTCCAGCAGATAGGCGTCGTTCCGCCCCGCTTTTAGCCGCTTGTTCTTCACGCCCACCTTGGCCGTTTTGTTGTTCTTCAAGAGGCTCAAACTCGTTCTTCGCAGCAGGCTGAAGTTGATGTCGGCGTTTCCTTTTCGGATGCGGCTTTGGTCCTCGCCGAACGTTACGTCGAGTTGCCAATGCAAACTGTTCTCGATGCTCCAGTGACCGCGGACCGCTTCGGCGAAGCGTTTGCCCGTGAGGTATTTGCTAACGATATAGTAGCGGACGTCGCTTGTCTCTTTGCCGTTTTGCTTGACGATGTTGATCGTCATGCCGATCGCTTTCAACTTCTTCCACTTGCTCGCGTACGGAAAATCATCTGCGTCGATCGGGCAGAGATAATAGTAGCGCGACTCTTCGCGGCCATGCCCTTTCTCGTGCGTTTCGTGACGATGGACTTTCAGCTTCTTGAAGTCGACTTCCATCGCGGCGACGAAGTGATCGCGAATTGCCTGATGCAAGTAACGCTGATTTCCTTTGATCGCCAGGCAATAATCGCCGCCTGCGTCGACGATCTTTGCAGCGATCTCCTTTTGACAGCCCATCGCGTCGATCGTCACCAAACAGCCGGAAACCTCGATGATTTCGAGCAATTTCGGAATCGCCGTGATCTCATTACTCTTCGCGTCGGTCGCTACCTGACCCAGGCTCACATGATTAGCGGTCGCCCAGGCGCTGACCATGTGAATCGCCGCCTTGCTGCTGGCGGCGTCGAAACTGCGCCGCAACGTCTTGCCGTCGATCGCGATGATTTGTCCGTCGGTAATGTCCTGCAGCGCCGTGATCCAACTCAGCAAACACTTCTCCAACTCGGCCGGCTTGAGCGCGCCCAGAATCGCGTTGAATCGATCGTGCGAAGGGACGCCGCTGCTCATGTCGAGAAACTTCGAAAGCCACTCCTTCTTATCCTCCGCCCAATCGGCGATGGCGACAAAATCGTCCGCCCCGCCGAGCACCGCGCAGAGCGACATCGTGACGATGTTGACCAGCGGATAAGTCACCTTCCGCGTGCGCGGATCGGTCAGGTCGGCAAAGTGCTGTTGAATCGAAGCGGCCGAAGAAGACATGCGGAAGACCTCCCTGCAAAGCGAACGCCTGGCGGCGAAACGGACGTCGCGAAATCGCCAAGACGTATTTGCCGGATTATCGCAGATTGCCCATCATGGCGCAATCGCCGTGGGGTGAATTTGCGATTCTAGTCGCAGGCAAGCTTTACCGCGTCAACGCAAATAGCAAACAACTCGCTTTCGCTTCCGAACAAGACGACTTAACGGACGTCATCTATGCGCCCGATAGCGATCTTCTAATCGGGTGCGACTACACCACGCTCTATGTATTTGCCCCTCAAGGACTCAAGTGGAAATCAGAACGCGTCTCGTGGGATGGGATCGAGTTGGTCGATGTCAAGGAAAGTACGGTCAGCGGTTTTGTTCTCGATTTGTTCAACGATGTTGAAGGAGAAATAATGGCCCCAGCACAAAAAGTTCCCTTTCTGCTCTTCCTGGACGAATTGCACTTTGAATCGGAGATCGACGGGAGTTGGTTTAACGCCGATTAAGATTCAGGCGTTCTATCAGCATAACCTCGGTCGAGCCCCAGCTCTTGAATTTGGCGATGTCGAAAGTTCTGGGG
This region of Blastopirellula retiformator genomic DNA includes:
- a CDS encoding alpha-2-macroglobulin family protein — its product is MNKRFAVRFRFVEFALVLAVVGVIGAMLAGQLGTLAVQNQPTDFAQLDKLYRQGNYKEAYEQGRPLFLNADSSPDEIRTHLYQMTSALQQLARVEEQADFLEEVVAAHPEKWQVLAGVAAQYQNIQHYGQMIDNKFVRGARRNRGQWTNSIERDRVRALQLYEQALPLVAKENKKGQVANFYNELAQFVMNGRGGGQAWRLQYLTATNELPDYEEGYGRGAPTQGAPVDADGKPIYYSEPKSWQEATNDGERWRWALAMMVENQPNMKGNALHQRASFASSQFGVQTLQQFGFFPRGGQQQDDDADTGTFALHTLKENETIARLANGIQRFEIPDEFNHIALFKEILSAKDDGYVEASYSHLANNFENRRQYPRAAQLWRDAIEKFGPGNNSYRQRQLDQIIGNWGQFQGGEVAAAGQGAQLQYLFRNGKKVSLTASPIDVNKLLADVKSYLKSGPNRVEYQRMNIQDLGSRIIHQDGGKYVGKPIAEWSVDLAPRENHFDKRVTIAAPLQNAGAYLVKAQMEDGNQVSIVVWIADSVILAKQLDQAKLYYVADAVTGKALPGVNVEFFGYRQDNIRGTNRFNVTTKNFAANTDANGQITIDKSKVDDRMQWIVMARPEGHGLAYMGFDGIWFGQRHDAEYNATKAFLITDRPVYRPDQTANFKFWLGHAQYDKEGPSPFANRQFRVQINDPQGEKVYEKHLTTDEFGGMVGEFPIPADAKLGSYQIYTDHGGGSFRVEEYKKPEYEVKVDAPTEPVMLGEKIEATITAKYFFGAPVTNATVKYKITRSDYRQDWYPIAPWDWFYGKGYWWFAYDYDWYPGYRNWVGCTRPYPFWFPFPRNPPELVAEQEVEIGADGTVKVEIDTELAKAIHADKDHKYSITAEVRDESRRTIVGSGDVLVAREPFKVFTWLDRGYYQVGDTIQANIKAQTLDGKPVSGPAELVLYKITYDENRKPIETKVQTWNQEVGPEGLSSLQIEASAAGQYRLSAKVTDSKEHEIEGAFIFTVIGAGFTGSDYRFNHLELIPDKKDYQPGDTVKLQVNTDRPGATVLLFVRPTNGVYLPPQRLQLAGKSQVVDIAVVKKDMPNFFVEAVTVYDGAVYQETKEIVVPPEKRIINVAVDPSSKEYKPGEEATVKIKLTDDTGEPFIGSTVISIYDKAVEYISGGSNVGDIREFFWKWRRHHHPSTSDSLSKASYNLNPPDKPGMGFLGVFGHSVADELSDDSGMDKQMIAEGMAMGGGRAMPMAAGAPGMMMARGAMAKSSNLFAADAVAELEAAPAGGEAQQQAAPNVEPSVRTNFADTALWVGALTTNKQGEAEVSLKMPENLTTWKVKSWAMGDGTRVGSGEAEVVTTKNLLIRLQAPRFFVQTDEVVLSANVHNYLKNAKAVQVSLETPGGLLDHLDPSEQTIKIEAGGEQRVDWRVKVLSEGTAVIRMKALTDEESDAMEMSFPVKVHGLLKTESWAGTVQPEVDNASLTVTVPQQRRVDDSRLVVRYTPTLAGAMVDALPYMVDYPYGCTEQTLNRFLPTVITQKVLLDMQLDLKSIQEKRNNLNAQELGDPAERAAQWKRFERNPVFEMETVRKMVTDGVQRLTDMQNSDGGWGWFSGYNERSYPHTTGVVVHGLQVAQANDVAIVPNVLNSGLDWLTSYQAAEVTKLQNADGDKKPRKQKADNTDAFVYMILVDAGRENRAMRDFLYRDRTSLSVYAKAMYALGLHKMQDADKLAMLERNLQQYLVTDLENETAYLKMPEDNYWWNWYGDPIEANAYYLKLLTKTDPNGKTAPRMVKYLLNNRKHATYWKSTRDTSLCIEVMADYLRATGELKPEMTVEIWVDGQKKETTEFTKENLFTVDNTFELVGKNVTGGDHKIEIRRQGEGAVYFNAYLTNFTLEDFITKAGLEVKVQRRFYKLVPEEKEVKVAGDRGQAIDQKVEKYRREPLETGAQLVSGDLVEIELVLESKNDYEYVMFEDQKAAGFEAVDLRSGYDGNSLGAYKELRDDRVTFFVRQLPRGRHSLTYKLRAEIPGKFSALPAIAEAMYAPELVGNSDEMKISIVDQE
- a CDS encoding ISAs1 family transposase, whose protein sequence is MSSSAASIQQHFADLTDPRTRKVTYPLVNIVTMSLCAVLGGADDFVAIADWAEDKKEWLSKFLDMSSGVPSHDRFNAILGALKPAELEKCLLSWITALQDITDGQIIAIDGKTLRRSFDAASSKAAIHMVSAWATANHVSLGQVATDAKSNEITAIPKLLEIIEVSGCLVTIDAMGCQKEIAAKIVDAGGDYCLAIKGNQRYLHQAIRDHFVAAMEVDFKKLKVHRHETHEKGHGREESRYYYLCPIDADDFPYASKWKKLKAIGMTINIVKQNGKETSDVRYYIVSKYLTGKRFAEAVRGHWSIENSLHWQLDVTFGEDQSRIRKGNADINFSLLRRTSLSLLKNNKTAKVGVKNKRLKAGRNDAYLLEVLLAT